In Morococcus cerebrosus, a single genomic region encodes these proteins:
- a CDS encoding S41 family peptidase yields MSTSTLKKVALYTLGAFSGVALSLSVQSFAAEKDKKDNETLPVQSIRNMAEVYGQIKANYYQDKSDADLFEGAMKGMVSDLDPHSEYLDKKGFADMKESTSGEFGGLGMEIGQEDGFIKVVAPIEDTPAERAGVKSGDFIVKIDNVSTRGLTTSEAVKKMRGKPGTKITLTLSRKNADKPIVVNLTRAIIKVKSVRHHLLEPGYGYIRVSQFQERTVAAINESAKALIKENKGAPLKGLVLDLRDDPGGLLDGAVGVSAAFLPADAKVVSTKGRDGKESSVLKARPEDYIRVSGKDPLADLPAELKTIPMTVLINSGSASASEIVAGALQDHKRAVVVGTQSFGKGSVQTLIPLSNGSAVKLTTALYYTPNDRSIQAQGIVPDVEVKDKDRAFESREADLAGHIGNPLGGEDVNSSNEISTPDSNEAAKADENAKSKKGKDKEKDEDLSSRRIPNPAKDDQLRKALDLVKNPAEWQKSLGLAAKKPAPKKDKKDGKDESK; encoded by the coding sequence ATGTCAACATCCACTTTGAAAAAAGTCGCACTCTACACACTCGGCGCATTCAGCGGTGTCGCCCTCAGCTTGAGCGTTCAAAGCTTTGCCGCCGAAAAAGACAAAAAAGACAACGAAACCCTGCCCGTACAATCCATCCGCAACATGGCGGAAGTCTACGGGCAAATCAAAGCCAATTATTACCAAGATAAATCCGACGCCGACCTCTTTGAAGGCGCGATGAAAGGCATGGTATCCGACCTCGACCCGCATTCCGAGTATTTGGATAAAAAAGGCTTTGCCGATATGAAAGAATCTACCAGCGGCGAATTCGGCGGCTTGGGTATGGAAATCGGGCAGGAAGACGGATTTATCAAAGTCGTTGCCCCGATTGAGGATACGCCCGCCGAGCGCGCAGGCGTGAAAAGCGGCGACTTCATCGTCAAAATCGACAACGTTTCCACACGTGGTCTGACCACCAGTGAAGCCGTGAAAAAAATGCGCGGCAAACCGGGTACCAAAATCACCCTGACCCTTTCGCGCAAAAATGCGGACAAACCCATCGTCGTCAACCTGACCCGCGCCATCATTAAAGTCAAAAGCGTCCGCCATCACCTGCTCGAACCGGGCTATGGCTACATCCGCGTGTCCCAATTCCAAGAGCGCACCGTGGCAGCCATCAATGAATCCGCCAAGGCATTGATTAAAGAAAATAAAGGCGCGCCGCTCAAAGGCCTCGTCCTCGATCTGCGCGATGACCCGGGCGGTCTGCTTGACGGCGCGGTCGGTGTGTCTGCTGCCTTCCTGCCTGCAGATGCAAAAGTCGTCAGCACCAAAGGACGCGACGGCAAAGAAAGCTCGGTATTGAAAGCCCGTCCCGAAGACTATATCCGCGTGAGCGGCAAAGACCCGCTGGCAGATCTGCCTGCCGAGTTGAAGACCATTCCGATGACCGTGTTGATCAACTCAGGCTCTGCCTCCGCTTCTGAAATCGTTGCAGGCGCGCTGCAAGACCATAAACGCGCCGTCGTCGTCGGTACGCAAAGTTTCGGTAAAGGCTCGGTTCAAACCCTGATTCCGCTGTCCAACGGCAGCGCAGTCAAACTGACCACCGCACTGTACTACACGCCGAACGACCGCTCGATTCAAGCGCAAGGCATCGTTCCCGACGTCGAAGTCAAAGACAAAGACCGCGCTTTTGAAAGCCGCGAAGCCGACCTCGCCGGACACATCGGCAACCCGCTCGGCGGCGAAGACGTCAACAGCAGCAACGAAATCAGCACGCCTGATTCAAACGAAGCTGCCAAAGCCGACGAAAACGCCAAGTCCAAAAAAGGCAAGGACAAAGAGAAAGACGAAGACCTCTCCAGCCGTCGTATTCCTAATCCAGCCAAAGACGACCAGCTCCGCAAAGCCTTGGATTTGGTGAAAAATCCAGCCGAATGGCAGAAGTCTTTAGGTTTGGCGGCGAAAAAACCGGCTCCGAAAAAAGATAAGAAAGACGGTAAAGACGAAAGCAAATAA
- a CDS encoding CreA family protein, translating to MNKIILPALCALLLASCGNDTDKIGRASTVFHMLGKNDRIEVEGFDDPDVQGVACYISYAKKGGLKETVNLEEDASDASVSCVQTAEVIRYNEQAVVKPREVFKRSASLAFKSQQIIRYYDPKRKAFAYLVYSDKIVQGSPKNSLSAVSCFGGAKADAQQVAGGMEGKQIYGACVVDAPVPNK from the coding sequence ATGAATAAAATTATTCTGCCTGCGCTTTGCGCCCTGCTTCTTGCTTCCTGCGGTAACGATACCGACAAAATCGGACGTGCCAGCACAGTTTTTCATATGCTGGGGAAAAATGACCGTATTGAAGTCGAGGGGTTTGATGATCCTGATGTGCAAGGGGTTGCCTGTTATATTTCTTATGCGAAAAAAGGCGGTTTGAAAGAGACGGTGAATTTGGAGGAAGATGCGAGCGATGCTTCCGTGTCGTGTGTGCAGACGGCGGAGGTCATCCGTTACAACGAGCAAGCCGTTGTTAAGCCACGGGAGGTGTTTAAACGCAGCGCGAGCTTGGCGTTCAAGAGCCAGCAGATTATCCGTTATTACGATCCTAAACGTAAGGCGTTTGCGTATTTGGTTTACAGCGACAAAATCGTTCAGGGTTCGCCGAAGAACTCTTTGAGCGCGGTGTCGTGCTTTGGCGGTGCTAAAGCGGATGCGCAGCAAGTTGCCGGCGGTATGGAAGGCAAACAGATTTACGGTGCGTGCGTCGTGGATGCGCCTGTGCCGAACAAGTAA
- a CDS encoding peptidoglycan DD-metalloendopeptidase family protein: MRYKPLLLALLIGFASPSFAAKDAPKEKAAPVKKSVKDKKDAEPAKKEAAKDKAKPAAKKETTEAAKNERTKERRNDKETKKQDKADKTKKGEAKAEEKAGKAAHAKNESAKGKDKAADKPAAKNNVKAKKEAAELPKKDEAVAKQDKKSVEKKADKADKKTAAADSDDFKAAVTAAANDLESKKSLRSRNEGFIIHVNTTLKQLQQSRINLSAINRQQRDAWDKFQKLNADLNYLKTQVSNTRAQISRFVSGNYKNSQPNAVALFLKNAEPGQKTRFLRYTRYINTANEQVIKDLEKQQKELAAQEQKINNELAYLKKLQVNVQSSLRRQGVTNTAEQAESRRQNAQMAKDAQKKINHKENEQRLNNLLKDLDKHKAEQRRQEAEARKKAAEARLAAAEKARKDRAVAAQKAADERAAMSNLTAEDMNIRAPSYVRISNANSFSRMQGRLKKPVSGTLAGLFGQDRGDGEVWKGVFYQTTPAIVSSIAGGTVTYADELEGFGKVIVIDHGDGYISIYSGLSEIEVAKGYAVAAGNRLGISGTLPSGMEGLYLEVRYNGQAMNPLSWIS, from the coding sequence ATGCGTTACAAACCTCTTTTACTCGCCCTGCTCATCGGTTTCGCTTCGCCTTCTTTCGCCGCCAAAGACGCGCCCAAGGAAAAGGCTGCGCCTGTCAAAAAAAGCGTCAAAGACAAAAAAGACGCCGAACCTGCTAAAAAAGAAGCTGCCAAAGACAAAGCGAAACCTGCCGCGAAAAAGGAAACTACCGAAGCGGCGAAAAACGAGCGTACTAAAGAACGCAGAAACGACAAAGAAACCAAAAAACAAGATAAAGCCGACAAAACCAAAAAAGGCGAAGCCAAGGCGGAAGAGAAGGCAGGCAAAGCTGCTCACGCAAAAAACGAGTCTGCAAAAGGCAAGGACAAAGCAGCAGACAAACCCGCAGCCAAAAATAATGTAAAGGCAAAAAAAGAAGCCGCCGAGTTGCCTAAAAAAGACGAAGCAGTGGCAAAACAAGATAAAAAATCCGTCGAGAAAAAAGCGGACAAAGCCGATAAGAAAACCGCTGCCGCCGATTCAGACGACTTCAAAGCCGCAGTAACTGCCGCCGCCAATGATTTGGAAAGCAAAAAATCGCTGCGCAGCCGCAACGAAGGTTTCATCATTCACGTCAATACCACGTTGAAACAGTTGCAGCAAAGCCGTATCAACTTATCCGCCATCAACCGCCAACAGCGCGACGCATGGGACAAGTTTCAAAAGCTCAATGCTGATTTGAACTACCTGAAAACTCAGGTTTCCAATACGCGCGCGCAAATTTCCCGTTTCGTTTCAGGCAACTATAAAAACAGCCAACCCAACGCCGTTGCCCTGTTCCTGAAAAATGCCGAGCCGGGTCAGAAAACCCGCTTCCTGCGTTACACCCGCTATATCAACACCGCCAACGAGCAAGTCATCAAAGACCTTGAGAAGCAGCAAAAAGAGCTGGCAGCACAAGAGCAGAAAATCAACAACGAACTGGCATACCTGAAAAAACTTCAGGTCAACGTCCAGTCCTCGCTGCGCCGCCAAGGTGTAACCAACACCGCCGAACAGGCGGAAAGCCGCCGCCAAAATGCGCAAATGGCAAAAGATGCGCAGAAAAAAATCAACCACAAAGAAAACGAACAACGCCTGAACAACTTGTTGAAAGACTTGGACAAACACAAAGCCGAGCAACGCCGCCAGGAAGCCGAAGCGCGTAAAAAAGCCGCCGAAGCCCGTCTTGCCGCCGCTGAAAAAGCGCGCAAAGACCGCGCCGTCGCCGCGCAAAAAGCCGCCGACGAACGCGCCGCCATGTCCAACCTGACCGCAGAAGACATGAACATCCGCGCACCTTCCTATGTCAGAATCAGCAATGCCAACAGCTTCAGCCGTATGCAGGGTCGTCTGAAAAAACCGGTCAGCGGCACGCTTGCCGGACTCTTCGGACAAGACCGAGGCGACGGTGAAGTTTGGAAAGGCGTGTTCTACCAAACGACTCCGGCAATCGTCAGCAGCATCGCCGGCGGTACGGTTACCTACGCCGATGAACTGGAAGGTTTCGGCAAAGTCATCGTCATCGATCACGGCGACGGCTATATCAGCATCTATTCAGGTTTGAGCGAAATCGAAGTCGCCAAAGGCTACGCCGTAGCCGCAGGCAACCGCCTGGGCATCAGCGGAACCCTGCCTTCGGGCATGGAAGGCCTGTATTTGGAAGTCCGCTACAACGGGCAGGCAATGAACCCACTCTCCTGGATAAGCTGA
- the ruvX gene encoding Holliday junction resolvase RuvX, producing MHKAPAGTVLAFDFGEARIGVAQGDAELGLSHPLATVTGNSNDEKFNAIAKLIREWQPKHLVVGLPTHADGTEHELTRLSRKFGRRLHGRFNLPIYWVDERMSSLYAESLLAEAQVFGRKQKAVLDQVAAQAILQGFFDGGASEYFNGREEGSEE from the coding sequence ATGCATAAAGCGCCGGCGGGGACGGTTTTGGCGTTTGATTTCGGCGAGGCGCGTATCGGCGTGGCTCAGGGCGATGCGGAACTTGGCTTGTCGCATCCTTTGGCGACTGTGACCGGCAACAGCAACGACGAGAAATTCAACGCCATCGCCAAGCTGATACGGGAATGGCAGCCCAAGCATCTGGTCGTCGGACTGCCGACCCACGCCGACGGCACGGAACACGAGTTGACCCGCCTCAGCCGCAAATTCGGCCGCCGCCTGCACGGGCGTTTTAACCTGCCCATATATTGGGTAGACGAACGGATGTCTTCACTATACGCCGAAAGCCTGCTTGCCGAGGCGCAGGTATTCGGGCGCAAACAGAAGGCGGTGCTCGACCAAGTGGCGGCGCAAGCGATTTTGCAGGGCTTTTTCGACGGCGGCGCGTCGGAATATTTCAACGGCAGGGAAGAAGGTTCGGAAGAATAA
- a CDS encoding YqgE/AlgH family protein, which produces MNLTDHFLIAMPDMDDPFFENSVIYVCEHNEEGALGIIINKPSPITMDMIFAATDRNIPLRMQHEHVMMGGPVQIDRGYVVHTPVGNWQNSMIVSDDIALTSSRDVIENLSRQGAVDKILISIGYSSWSKGQLERELADNVWLTVKADEHILFDMPYEHRYAAAFAKLGIQPDALVCGAGHA; this is translated from the coding sequence ATGAACCTAACCGACCATTTCCTGATTGCTATGCCCGATATGGACGACCCGTTTTTCGAAAATTCGGTGATTTATGTGTGCGAACACAACGAAGAGGGCGCGTTGGGCATCATCATCAACAAACCGTCGCCGATTACGATGGACATGATTTTTGCGGCAACCGACCGCAATATCCCTTTGCGGATGCAGCACGAACACGTCATGATGGGCGGGCCGGTACAGATTGACCGCGGCTATGTCGTGCATACGCCCGTGGGCAACTGGCAAAACAGTATGATTGTTTCAGACGACATTGCGCTGACGTCTTCGCGCGATGTGATTGAAAACTTATCACGTCAGGGCGCGGTGGACAAGATTTTAATCAGCATAGGCTATTCGAGCTGGAGCAAAGGGCAGCTTGAACGCGAGCTGGCGGACAATGTCTGGCTGACGGTGAAGGCGGACGAGCATATTTTGTTCGATATGCCTTACGAACACCGCTACGCCGCTGCATTTGCCAAGCTGGGTATTCAACCCGATGCGCTTGTTTGTGGAGCCGGTCATGCATAA